A genomic region of Ignavibacteria bacterium contains the following coding sequences:
- a CDS encoding T9SS type A sorting domain-containing protein, translated as MPLQWPQGGWPNGDSTVVIRLYDDGTNGDLVAGDKIFSRDITFPQYTVLRVEYKYSINWGDAVNNGGGNDNEAGFAQNHILNMTRFMTGATTVDTFGRMGDSYLTNITGVNDQSVTKPTTYSLSQNYPNPFNPSTRIKFTLPEMTRVTLKVYNVLGQEVATILENKELPAGYYDYEFNAGNLTSGTYIYRIVAGNFVQTKKMILMK; from the coding sequence TTGCCATTGCAATGGCCACAGGGTGGATGGCCCAATGGTGATTCGACTGTAGTTATAAGATTGTATGATGATGGGACAAATGGAGATTTGGTAGCAGGCGATAAGATATTCTCAAGAGATATTACATTCCCGCAGTACACAGTATTGAGAGTTGAGTACAAATATTCAATCAACTGGGGAGATGCTGTAAATAATGGTGGAGGAAATGATAATGAAGCTGGCTTTGCCCAGAATCACATTTTGAATATGACGAGATTTATGACAGGAGCGACAACGGTTGATACATTTGGAAGGATGGGGGATTCATATTTGACAAACATTACAGGAGTTAATGATCAGTCAGTAACAAAGCCGACGACATATTCATTATCACAGAACTATCCAAATCCATTCAACCCATCGACAAGGATTAAATTCACACTTCCAGAGATGACAAGAGTTACATTGAAAGTTTACAATGTTCTTGGTCAGGAAGTAGCGACAATACTTGAGAACAAGGAGTTGCCGGCAGGATATTATGATTATGAATTTAATGCTGGTAATTTGACAAGTGGAACCTATATTTATCGAATAGTTGCTGGCAATTTTGTTCAGACTAAGAAGATGATTTTGATGAAGTAA